One stretch of Saccharopolyspora erythraea DNA includes these proteins:
- a CDS encoding GNAT family N-acetyltransferase — translation MTDLTARTLQDSELDDYFDVFRAAFLLDDELRHFRNVLDAGRSHGVFDGDELIGVASRLAPRLALPGGTSSPLAAVTAVGVRPGHRRRGVLTRLMRAQLHSLHEDGGAPVAALYASEGGIYGRFGYAVGTYETKLSVPGRTPFKSTVDIDPRPVRELGREAALEFVHRFYPTVERDHAGRLSRDDTAWEVRVAADRPGDAGEGKPRFAVHPDGYVIYRPEKGWTDRGPDFKLHVQELVAATPRAYAALWRYLLDVDFAGEVRWDKAAIDEPVVHLLANPRTAGRRVVDGLWLRLVDLDRALRARTYSAPLDTVLEVTDAFCPWNAGRWRLRVDDDGNAEVSRTEDAAALDVDITDLASVYLGGNTFAGLARGGRLGDADPDALRRASRAFATDVAPHCQEGF, via the coding sequence ATGACCGATCTCACCGCGCGCACGCTCCAGGACAGCGAACTCGACGACTACTTCGACGTATTCCGGGCGGCGTTCCTGCTCGACGACGAGCTGCGGCACTTCCGCAACGTGCTCGACGCGGGCCGCTCGCACGGTGTCTTCGACGGCGACGAGCTGATCGGTGTGGCGAGCCGGCTGGCGCCGCGGCTCGCGCTGCCCGGCGGGACGAGCTCGCCGCTGGCCGCGGTCACCGCGGTCGGGGTGAGGCCCGGGCACCGCAGGCGCGGTGTGCTCACCAGGCTGATGCGCGCGCAGCTGCACTCGCTGCACGAGGACGGCGGCGCACCGGTCGCCGCGCTGTACGCGTCGGAAGGCGGCATCTACGGGCGCTTCGGTTATGCGGTCGGCACCTACGAGACCAAGCTGTCGGTCCCCGGCAGGACCCCGTTCAAGTCCACTGTGGACATCGATCCGCGGCCGGTGCGCGAGCTGGGCCGGGAGGCCGCGCTGGAGTTCGTCCACCGCTTCTACCCGACGGTCGAGCGCGACCACGCGGGCCGGCTCTCGCGGGACGACACCGCCTGGGAGGTCCGCGTCGCCGCCGACCGCCCCGGCGACGCCGGCGAGGGCAAGCCCCGGTTCGCCGTGCACCCCGACGGTTACGTGATCTACCGGCCGGAGAAGGGCTGGACCGACCGGGGCCCGGACTTCAAGCTCCACGTGCAGGAGCTGGTCGCCGCCACGCCCCGGGCCTACGCCGCGCTGTGGCGATACCTGCTCGACGTCGACTTCGCCGGTGAGGTCCGGTGGGACAAGGCCGCCATCGACGAACCCGTGGTGCACCTGCTGGCCAACCCGCGCACCGCGGGCCGCCGGGTGGTCGACGGGCTGTGGCTGCGCCTGGTCGACCTCGACCGCGCGCTGCGGGCACGCACGTACTCCGCTCCGCTGGACACCGTCCTGGAGGTCACCGACGCGTTCTGCCCCTGGAACGCCGGGCGCTGGCGGCTGCGCGTCGACGACGACGGCAACGCCGAGGTCTCGCGCACCGAGGACGCCGCGGCGCTCGATGTGGACATCACCGACCTGGCGTCGGTCTACCTCGGTGGCAACACCTTCGCCGGGCTCGCGCGCGGAGGCCGCCTCGGCGACGCGGACCCGGACGCGCTGCGCCGCGCCTCCCGCGCGTTCGCCACCGACGTCGCCCCGCACTGCCAGGAAGGTTTCTGA
- a CDS encoding 2'-5' RNA ligase family protein — MPHADQVRSHARWRPGWSSGRTSYAWLLGLADQPGLRRLVNEYQYALRDLPGFDLVPLEWMHILVQEAGFTDEVGDADVDRMVTAVGDRLAGSSPLTLAFHHAVVLPESLALPAEPQSSLHELRADVRAALADVLGEAAVPTEPEDTDRHVSLAHSTTEGPAIFAVATLGATAVEPTTAKVGSLSLVRLSRDHSNSEWEVITDVSFG, encoded by the coding sequence ATGCCGCATGCCGACCAGGTCCGCAGCCACGCCCGGTGGCGCCCAGGCTGGAGCTCGGGCCGCACCAGCTACGCGTGGCTGCTCGGCCTGGCCGACCAGCCGGGACTCCGCAGGCTGGTCAACGAGTACCAGTACGCGCTGCGCGACCTGCCCGGCTTCGACCTCGTCCCGCTGGAGTGGATGCACATCCTGGTCCAGGAGGCCGGTTTCACCGACGAGGTCGGCGACGCCGACGTGGACCGGATGGTGACCGCCGTCGGCGACCGCCTGGCCGGCAGCTCGCCGCTCACCCTGGCCTTCCACCACGCCGTGGTGCTGCCCGAGTCGCTCGCGCTTCCCGCCGAACCGCAGTCGAGCCTGCACGAGCTGCGCGCGGACGTGCGCGCGGCGCTGGCCGACGTGCTCGGCGAAGCAGCCGTGCCCACCGAGCCCGAGGACACCGACCGCCACGTCAGCCTCGCGCATTCCACCACCGAGGGGCCCGCGATCTTCGCGGTCGCCACGCTCGGCGCGACCGCCGTGGAACCCACCACGGCCAAGGTCGGCTCGCTCTCGCTGGTGAGGCTCTCCCGCGACCACTCGAACTCCGAGTGGGAGGTCATCACCGACGTGTCGTTCGGCTGA
- a CDS encoding MDR family MFS transporter — MFRLEYKWLVGITFVLGLVMQILDITILNVALATLGREFEVDASTLQWVLTGYMLSLAVFIPSSGWIADRFGSKRTFLLAVVIFTTASVLCGFAGSIWMLIASRVLQGVGGGMLVPVGQAMLFRAFPAHERAKASAVLAIPITVAPALGPMLGGALVEYASWRWIFFINLPVGALTLVFTVLFLEEERRGRPGRFDLPGFVLAGAGLATLLYGLDQGAQAGWSVPTVWGSLLAAVLLLAGLTWRELSVGEPMLDLRLLRNRLFGTGNALLLCQVASLFGVLFLLPLYLQDVLHVSPFTAGLVLMPQAVAMLLATQVVSRLYGRIGPRRLLLAGFCLEIPVYLCLQLLGTGTPLVAVVVLLALLGISVGILMTPIQTAAFAQVSVAEMGHASSMYNVSRQVATALGTAVFATTLVVLTDAGGDGAPAHAQMAGFHGAFLVAVVFGLLALALSTRVRDSDAAASLDPSHPEAARAASRTGEVR, encoded by the coding sequence GTGTTCCGGCTCGAGTACAAGTGGCTGGTCGGCATCACGTTCGTGCTCGGCCTCGTGATGCAGATCCTCGACATCACCATCCTCAACGTCGCGCTGGCGACGCTGGGACGGGAGTTCGAGGTGGACGCCAGCACCCTGCAGTGGGTGCTCACCGGCTACATGCTCAGCCTGGCGGTCTTCATCCCCTCCTCCGGCTGGATCGCCGACCGGTTCGGCAGCAAGCGGACCTTCCTGCTCGCCGTGGTCATCTTCACCACCGCCTCCGTCCTGTGCGGCTTCGCCGGGAGCATCTGGATGCTGATCGCCTCCCGCGTCCTGCAGGGCGTCGGCGGCGGGATGCTGGTGCCGGTCGGCCAGGCGATGCTCTTCCGCGCATTCCCCGCCCACGAGCGGGCGAAGGCATCCGCGGTGCTGGCGATCCCGATCACCGTCGCCCCGGCGCTGGGACCGATGCTCGGCGGTGCGCTGGTCGAGTACGCGAGCTGGCGCTGGATCTTCTTCATCAACCTCCCGGTCGGGGCCCTGACCCTGGTGTTCACCGTGCTCTTCCTCGAGGAGGAGCGCCGCGGCAGGCCCGGGCGGTTCGACCTTCCCGGGTTCGTGCTGGCCGGGGCCGGGCTGGCCACGCTGCTCTACGGGCTCGACCAGGGCGCCCAGGCCGGGTGGTCGGTGCCGACGGTGTGGGGCAGCCTGCTCGCCGCGGTCCTGCTGCTGGCGGGGCTGACGTGGCGGGAGCTCAGCGTCGGCGAGCCGATGCTCGACCTTCGGCTGCTGCGCAACCGCCTGTTCGGCACCGGAAACGCGCTCCTGCTGTGCCAGGTCGCCTCGCTGTTCGGCGTCCTGTTCCTGCTGCCGCTCTACCTGCAGGACGTGCTGCACGTCTCGCCCTTCACCGCCGGGCTCGTGCTGATGCCGCAGGCGGTGGCGATGCTGCTGGCCACCCAGGTCGTCAGCCGCCTGTACGGCCGGATCGGGCCGAGGCGGCTGCTGCTGGCCGGCTTCTGCCTGGAGATCCCCGTCTACCTGTGCCTGCAACTGCTCGGCACCGGCACTCCGCTGGTGGCCGTGGTGGTGCTGCTGGCACTGCTGGGCATCTCCGTCGGCATCCTGATGACCCCGATACAGACGGCCGCGTTCGCGCAGGTCTCGGTGGCCGAGATGGGCCACGCCAGCTCGATGTACAACGTCAGCAGGCAGGTCGCGACGGCGCTGGGGACCGCGGTCTTCGCCACGACACTGGTCGTGCTCACCGACGCGGGTGGCGACGGAGCCCCGGCGCACGCCCAGATGGCGGGATTCCACGGGGCTTTCCTGGTGGCGGTGGTGTTCGGACTGCTGGCGCTGGCGCTGAGCACCCGCGTGCGAGACTCGGACGCGGCGGCCAGCCTCGATCCGTCCCACCCGGAAGCCGCGCGAGCGGCGAGCCGAACGGGTGAGGTGAGATAG
- a CDS encoding sucrase ferredoxin yields MPDTPAGDASCATLSESLNEPLPGTAAVAGSWLCLEQRGPWGHNALLQSHLDPAVGRALDAAAGPAEVRVQLIRRPGRHADEPPGGPRRAYLAHTSPTGSWLRAADLADPAELLDLDFAAIAAGRHDGWGREVAEPLLLVCTNGRRDRCCAVLGRELVAGLRGRHDDAVWETTHTGGHRFAPAAVLLPSGYTYGRLGPHEADAALAAAASGKVALERCRGRSTWTRAGQVAELAVRDHIGEHLIDALRVEPAGGDQVRVTHQDGRMWTVTVHERELDPPRPNSCGKAAVRPTTLAAVEISDAPAGVSDSPAPDRRPN; encoded by the coding sequence GTGCCAGACACTCCAGCCGGCGACGCGAGCTGCGCCACCCTGTCCGAATCGCTCAACGAGCCGCTGCCCGGCACGGCCGCCGTGGCGGGTAGCTGGTTGTGCCTGGAACAGCGCGGCCCGTGGGGACACAACGCCCTGCTGCAGAGCCACCTGGACCCGGCCGTCGGGCGGGCGCTGGACGCCGCCGCGGGCCCGGCCGAAGTGCGGGTGCAGCTCATCCGCCGCCCCGGCAGGCACGCCGACGAGCCGCCGGGCGGACCGCGTCGCGCCTACCTCGCCCACACCAGCCCGACGGGGTCCTGGCTGCGGGCAGCCGACCTGGCCGACCCGGCCGAACTGCTCGACCTGGACTTCGCGGCGATCGCGGCGGGCCGCCACGACGGCTGGGGACGCGAGGTCGCCGAGCCGCTGCTGCTGGTCTGCACAAACGGCCGCCGCGACCGCTGCTGCGCGGTACTCGGGCGCGAGCTCGTCGCCGGCCTGCGGGGCCGCCACGACGACGCCGTCTGGGAGACCACCCACACCGGCGGCCACCGGTTCGCCCCCGCGGCGGTCCTGCTGCCCAGCGGCTACACCTACGGCAGGCTCGGCCCGCACGAAGCCGACGCCGCGCTCGCGGCCGCCGCCTCGGGCAAGGTCGCGCTGGAGCGCTGCCGGGGCCGGTCCACGTGGACCAGGGCCGGCCAGGTCGCCGAGCTCGCGGTCCGCGACCACATCGGCGAGCACCTGATCGACGCGCTGCGGGTGGAGCCCGCCGGCGGGGACCAGGTGCGCGTCACGCACCAGGATGGCCGGATGTGGACTGTCACCGTCCACGAGCGCGAACTCGATCCGCCGCGACCGAACAGCTGCGGCAAGGCCGCCGTGCGCCCCACCACGCTGGCGGCGGTGGAGATCAGCGACGCACCGGCCGGCGTCAGTGACTCACCAGCGCCGGACCGGCGGCCGAACTGA
- the tig gene encoding trigger factor, whose protein sequence is MKSTVEHLSPTRVRINVEVPFDELKPNFDRAYKALAKQVRIPGFRPGKVPARVLESRIGRGPVLDEVVNESVPAKYLEAVNSSEVRTLGRPDIEVTKIEDGDVIEFKAEVDVRPEITVPAFGELKVSVDDVEVTEEEVNEQLDELRARFGTLAGVERPAQQGDFVSIDLSATVDGQEVEEAQTSGLSYEIGSGQLIEGIDDALIGASEGETKAFTTNLVAGEHAGKDAEVTVKLNSVKERHLPEVDDEFAQMASEFDTVDELLSDLRERLGRVKRMQQGMQARDKVLEALLETVEVPLPEKVVESEIDVRKHDAIHPFDHDEDRFGEWLEQQGQTREQFEAETREEAEKAVRTQLVLDTIADAEDVSVSDNELTERIIYQAQRFGVSPDQYVQQAQQSGQLGAIYADVRRSKALFSVVRQATVTDEEGNELDLDELFGTQAEEQDEQAEATDEQSAKADAKAE, encoded by the coding sequence GTGAAGAGCACCGTCGAGCACCTGAGCCCGACGCGCGTACGGATCAACGTCGAGGTGCCGTTCGACGAGCTCAAGCCGAACTTCGACCGCGCGTACAAGGCACTGGCCAAGCAGGTCCGCATCCCCGGCTTCCGGCCGGGCAAGGTGCCCGCCAGGGTGCTGGAGAGCCGGATCGGTCGTGGACCCGTGCTCGACGAGGTCGTCAACGAGTCGGTCCCGGCCAAGTACCTCGAAGCCGTCAACAGCAGCGAGGTGCGCACTCTCGGTCGCCCCGACATCGAGGTGACCAAGATCGAGGACGGCGACGTCATCGAGTTCAAGGCCGAGGTCGACGTCCGTCCCGAGATCACCGTGCCCGCCTTCGGCGAGCTGAAGGTGTCGGTCGACGACGTCGAGGTGACCGAGGAAGAGGTCAACGAGCAGCTCGACGAGCTGCGCGCCCGCTTCGGCACCCTGGCAGGCGTCGAGCGGCCCGCCCAGCAGGGCGACTTCGTCAGCATCGACCTGTCGGCCACCGTCGACGGCCAGGAGGTCGAGGAGGCCCAGACCAGCGGCCTGTCCTACGAGATCGGTTCCGGCCAGCTCATCGAGGGCATCGACGACGCGCTGATCGGCGCGAGCGAGGGCGAGACCAAGGCGTTCACCACCAACCTGGTGGCCGGCGAGCACGCGGGCAAGGACGCCGAGGTCACCGTCAAGCTGAACTCGGTCAAGGAACGGCACCTGCCCGAGGTCGACGACGAGTTCGCCCAGATGGCCAGCGAGTTCGACACCGTCGACGAGCTGCTGTCGGACCTGCGGGAGCGGCTGGGCCGGGTCAAGCGGATGCAGCAGGGCATGCAGGCCAGGGACAAGGTCCTGGAGGCGCTGCTGGAGACCGTCGAGGTCCCGCTGCCGGAGAAGGTCGTCGAGTCCGAGATCGACGTGCGCAAGCACGACGCGATCCACCCGTTCGACCACGACGAGGACCGCTTCGGTGAGTGGCTGGAGCAGCAGGGCCAGACCCGCGAGCAGTTCGAGGCCGAGACCCGCGAGGAGGCGGAGAAGGCGGTGCGGACCCAGCTGGTGCTGGACACCATCGCCGACGCCGAGGACGTGTCGGTCTCCGACAACGAGCTGACCGAGCGGATCATCTACCAGGCGCAGCGGTTCGGCGTGAGCCCCGACCAGTACGTCCAGCAGGCCCAGCAGTCCGGCCAGCTCGGCGCGATCTACGCCGACGTCCGGCGCAGCAAGGCGCTGTTCTCGGTGGTGCGGCAGGCCACCGTGACCGACGAGGAGGGCAACGAGCTCGACCTCGACGAGCTGTTCGGCACGCAGGCCGAGGAGCAGGACGAGCAGGCCGAGGCCACCGACGAGCAGTCGGCGAAGGCGGACGCCAAGGCGGAGTGA